A window of Procambarus clarkii isolate CNS0578487 chromosome 69, FALCON_Pclarkii_2.0, whole genome shotgun sequence contains these coding sequences:
- the LOC138355871 gene encoding splicing factor 3A subunit 2-like produces MAELMHSQGSGIYFMAGLMHSQGSGIYFMAGLMHSQGSGIYFMAGLMHSQGSGIYFMAGLMHSQGSGIYFMAELMHSQGSGIYFMAGLMHSQGSGIYFMAELMHSQGSGIYFMAELMHSQGSGIYFMAGLMHSQGSGIYFMAELMHSQGSGIYFMAELMHSQGSGIYFMAGLMHSQGSGIYFMAELMHSQGSGIYFMAGLMHSQGSGIYFMAGLMHSQGSGIYFMAELMHSQGSGIYFMAGLMHSQGSGIYFMAELMHSQGSGIYFMAGLMHSQGSGIYFMAELMHSQVKAQEYTSWQG; encoded by the coding sequence ATGGCAGAGTTAATGCATAGTCAAGGCTCAGGAATATACTTCATGGCAGGGTTAATGCATAGTCAAGGCTCAGGAATATACTTCATGGCAGGGTTAATGCATAGTCAAGGCTCAGGAATATACTTCATGGCAGGGTTAATGCATAGTCAAGGCTCAGGCATATACTTCATGGCAGGGTTAATGCATAGTCAAGGCTCAGGAATATACTTCATGGCAGAGTTAATGCATAGTCAAGGCTCAGGAATATACTTCATGGCAGGGTTAATGCATAGTCAAGGCTCAGGAATATACTTCATGGCAGAGTTAATGCATAGTCAAGGCTCAGGAATATACTTCATGGCAGAGTTAATGCATAGTCAAGGCTCAGGAATATACTTCATGGCAGGGTTAATGCATAGTCAAGGCTCAGGAATATACTTCATGGCAGAGTTAATGCATAGTCAAGGCTCAGGAATATACTTCATGGCAGAGTTAATGCATAGTCAAGGCTCAGGAATATACTTCATGGCAGGGTTAATGCATAGTCAAGGCTCAGGAATATACTTCATGGCAGAGTTAATGCATAGTCAAGGCTCAGGAATATACTTCATGGCAGGGTTAATGCATAGTCAAGGCTCAGGCATATACTTCATGGCAGGGTTAATGCATAGTCAAGGCTCAGGAATATACTTCATGGCAGAGTTAATGCATAGTCAAGGCTCAGGAATATACTTCATGGCAGGGTTAATGCATAGTCAAGGCTCAGGAATATACTTCATGGCAGAGTTAATGCATAGTCAAGGCTCAGGAATATACTTCATGGCAGGGTTAATGCATAGTCAAGGCTCAGGAATATACTTCATGGCAGAGTTAATGCATAGTCAAGTCAAGGCTCAGGAATATACTTCATGGCAGGGTTAA
- the LOC138355870 gene encoding splicing factor 3A subunit 2-like — MHSQGSGIYFMAELMHSQGSGIYFMAELMHSQGSGIYFMAGLMHSQGSGIYFMAGLMHSQGSGIYFMAELMHSQGSGIYFMAELMHSQGSGIYFMAGLMHSQGSGIYFMAELMHSQGSGIYFMAGLMHSQGSRIYFMAGLMHSQGSGIYFMAELMHSQGSGIYFMAELMHSQGSGIYFMAGLMHSQGSGIYFMAGLMHSQGSGIYFMAGLMHSQGSGIYFMAELMHSQGSGIYFMAELMHSQGSGIYFMAGLMHSQGSGIYFMAGLMHSQGSGICTPVD; from the coding sequence ATGCATAGTCAAGGCTCAGGAATATACTTCATGGCAGAGTTAATGCATAGTCAAGGCTCAGGAATATACTTCATGGCAGAGTTAATGCATAGTCAAGGCTCAGGAATATACTTCATGGCAGGGTTAATGCATAGTCAAGGCTCAGGAATATACTTCATGGCAGGGTTAATGCATAGTCAAGGCTCAGGAATATACTTCATGGCAGAGTTAATGCATAGTCAAGGCTCAGGAATATACTTCATGGCAGAGTTAATGCATAGTCAAGGCTCAGGAATATACTTCATGGCAGGGTTAATGCATAGTCAAGGCTCAGGAATATACTTCATGGCAGAGTTAATGCATAGTCAAGGCTCAGGAATATACTTCATGGCAGGGTTAATGCATAGTCAAGGCTCAAGAATATACTTCATGGCAGGGTTAATGCATAGTCAAGGCTCAGGAATATACTTCATGGCAGAGTTAATGCATAGTCAAGGCTCAGGAATATACTTCATGGCAGAGTTAATGCATAGTCAAGGCTCGGGAATATACTTCATGGCAGGGTTAATGCATAGTCAAGGCTCAGGAATATACTTCATGGCAGGGTTAATGCATAGTCAAGGCTCAGGAATATACTTCATGGCAGGGTTAATGCATAGTCAAGGCTCAGGAATATACTTCATGGCAGAGTTAATGCATAGTCAAGGCTCAGGAATATACTTCATGGCAGAGTTAATGCATAGTCAAGGCTCAGGAATATACTTCATGGCAGGGTTAATGCATAGTCAAGGCTCAGGAATATACTTCATGGCAGGGTTAATGCATAgtcaaggctcaggaatctgtacaccagttgattga